One Elgaria multicarinata webbii isolate HBS135686 ecotype San Diego chromosome 6, rElgMul1.1.pri, whole genome shotgun sequence DNA segment encodes these proteins:
- the LMBRD2 gene encoding G-protein coupled receptor-associated protein LMBRD2, which translates to MSGAALGIEIVVVFFLALVILHRYGDFKKQHKLVIVATLLAWHLCFLIIFILPLDVTTTIYNRCKHDANESYTPPPVNSGSPLQQQYARKPECFKPWSYIPDGIMPIFWRVVYWTSQFLTWILLPFMQSYARSGGFSITGKIKTALIENAIYYGTYLLIFGAFLIYVAINPNISLQWNQLQTIGIAAANTWGLFLLVLLLGYGLVEIPRSHWNGAKKGYLLTKTYFKAAKLMTEKADAEENLEDIMEEVRKVNESIKYNHPLRKCVDTILKKCPTEYQERMGRNMDDYEDFEERPNTYPTEKSLAKLHKQVIYSVQRHRRTQVQWRILLEQAFYLEDVAKNETSATRQFVHTFQAQEPENKITRYLYTPTVEWYWECLLRPWFHRILAIILATFSIIVVWSECTFFSPKPVLSLFAVFIQLAEKSDNYFYIEMACFFTIFFLSICVYSTVFRIRVFNYYYLASHHQTDAYSLLFSGMLFCRLTPPLCLNFLGLTHMDSAFSQKHTDQQTAYTSIMGSMKVLSFIADGFYIYYPMLVVILCIATYFSLGTRCLNLLGFQQFMGDNEMTSDLVDEGKELIRREKRKRQRQEDGENRRREWKERYGNNREDSARNRNVQADQKESSFTETNTNRSVASKYTRSNGRNERDRVELLQDAEPLDFNADTISEDPLDSDSGRYQPGGRYLSMSRSRIFDDV; encoded by the exons ATGAGTGGTGCAGCTTTGGGCATTGAGATAGTTGTTGTCTTCTTTCTGGCATTAGTCATTCTACATCGGTAtggagactttaaaaaacaacacaagctTGTGATTGTAGCAACACTACTAGCTTGGCATCTTTGTTTTCTCATAATCTTCATATTGCCTTTGGATGTCACTACG ACTATATACAATCGATGTAAACATGATGCCAATGAATCATACACTCCTCCTCCCGTCAACAGTGGGTCACCACTGCAGCAACAATATGCTAG AAAACCAGAATGCTTCAAGCCATGGAGCTATATTCCTGATGGAATTATGCCCATCTTTTGGCGTGTAGTATATTGGACATCACAGTTCTTGACATG GATTCTGTTACCCTTTATGCAGTCGTATGCTAGGTCAGGAGGCTTTTCTATTACtggaaagattaaaacagcactAATTGAAAATGCTATCTATTATGGGACATACCTTCTGATTTTTGGAGCTTTCTTAATATATGTGGCTATAAATCCAAACATCAGCCTGCAATG GAATCAACTTCAGACAATTGGAATAGCTGCTGCCAACACCTGGGGGCTCTTCCTCCTAGTGTTGCTGTTAGGGTATGGCCTAGTTGAAATTCCACGCTCTCACTGGAATGGAGCCAAGAAAGGTTACCTTCTCACTAAGACTTATTTCAAAGCTGCTAAACTGATGACTGAGAAAGCAGATGCAGAAGAAAACTTGGAGGATATTATGGAG GAGGTCCGCAAAGTGAACGAAAGCATCAAATACAATCACCCTTTGAGGAAATGTGTGGATACCATATTAAAGAAG TGTCCTACTGAGTATCAGGAAAGAATGGGTAGAAACATGGATGACTATGAAGATTTTGAAGAAAGGCCCAATACTTATCCAACAGAGAAAAGCCTGGCCAAACTTCATAAGCAG gtcaTTTATTCGGTTCAAAGGCATCGTCGTACACAGGTCCAGTGGCGAATTCTTCTGGAGCAAGCTTTTTACCTGGAGGATGTGGCaaaaaatgaaaccagtgccacTCGGCAGTTCGTTCATACTTTTCAGGCTCAAGAACCTGAAAACAAAATTACCCGATATCTCTATACACCTACTGTTG aATGGTATTGGGAGTGTCTTCTGAGACCGTGGTTTCACAGGATTCTCGCCATTATTTTGGCCACATTTTCTATCATTGTTGTGTGGTCGGAATGCACGTTTTTCAGTCCAAAGCCAGTTCTGTCCCTGTTTGCAGTCTTCATACAACTAGCAGAAAAGAGTGACAACTATTTCTATATAGAG ATGGCCTGCTTCTTTACCATCTTTTTCCTCAGTATCTGTGTTTACTCTACCGTCTTCAGGATCCGTGTGTTCAACTATTATTATTTAGCTTCGCACCACCAGACAGATGCATATAGTTTGCTTTTCAGTGGCAT GCTGTTCTGCCGTTTGACTCCTCCGCTATGTCTGAATTTTTTGGGCTTGACTCATATGGATTCAGCATTTTCTCAGAAACACACTGATCAGCAAACTGCATATACATCT ATTATGGGATCCATGAAAGTGTTGTCCTTCATTGCAGATGGGTTTTATATCTATTATCCCATGCTGGTTGTCATTCTCTGTATTGCTACTTACTTCAG TTTAGGAACTCGGTGTTTGAATCTTCTGGGATTCCAGCAGTTCATGGGAGACAATGAGATGACCTCAGACTTAGTCGATGAAGGGAAAGAGTTAATCAGAAGAG aaaaaagaaaaaggcaaaggcAAGAAGATGGTGAAAATAGGAGAAGG GAGTGGAAAGAACGCTATGGAAACAACCGTGAAGATTCAGCTAGAAACAGAAACGTTCAAGCAGACCAAAAAGAGTCTAGTTTCACAGAGACTAACACAAACAGAT CGGTAGCCTCTAAGTACACCAGGTCAAATGGGAGGAATGAAAGGGATAGAGTTGAGCTTCTCcaggatgcagaacctctggaCTTTAACGCTGACACAATCAGTGAAGATCCTCTTGACTCTGATTCAGGAAG GTATCAACCTGGTGGAAGATACTTGTCAATGTCACGAAGCAGAATATTTGATGATGTCTAA